aatttaggtataccctaattttttatttaaaatttgaatctaaatataatttttttttttaatttcagattatttatgttgtttttttatcaatgttttttttttttgttattttagattattttaaaatagaatttgGTGTGTACAAGctcaaaaaaattgaaagagcaaaaaatttattaaaatttggggATACTCTATTTTGTATCTAGAGCTTTaatctaaatataaaaattaaaatattttttagcatgataaaaatcttttaaaaaacaaatattataaattataattttagttttaataaAAGTTTGACCTTTTTGATAGTCAAAGTTTacatgaaactttttttttaatactatgTTGTCTACTCTCTAAATCATTACTTTattggaaaataataattttctagtGGCATTTTCAAATCTCAAACATAAGAAAGAGAATAATAAGCAAAGTAAACtatactttttattattattattagcttGATCATGATGATTGTCATTTCTATTACCTATTTTAATAGTTTATTTTCAATGTTATTATTAGTGTTTTGGTTACTAGCAAGGATTGTTACAAAGTTAACGTGATCATTTTAAATTAGAGGAGGTACGTGtgcatatttattttctttttatgttaattaatattataccaatgttagaggagtttgaatatcctaaatattcatccatagtgaagtaggttttCATAATTGTATGTTGCGGTGATAACGGAAGGTTTCTAACTTGTGTCCCTTAGTGAAGTAGATTCTACGAAAATTTGATTGTGTTGCGGTGGTATAAGGATGAAAACTTATTGCATGTTGGTTGAattgtttgaattatttgttcGCTATAACAGATGGTTAGGTTAATATTATAGGGGAAATGCTgtccaattttttttagaattttatatgttattattGATAAATGTTTGCTTGTTTGATTTGATCGTATTGTTAATGAAATTTTATGtgctttatttttaatttttttttttataatttcatacGGATGATGTAGGAAGAAAAATATGGATAAAAAATGGATGTCAACAAATAGGTTATCTGAGGAGTATAGAAATGGGGTCGAATTCTTCATAAGATTTTGTATGGAAAATATGGTAGACCCAAATGATACTTTTTGTCCATGTGTTAAGTGTGGAAATGTAAAAAAGTTGAATTTAAGTAAGGTCAAGGAACATTTGTTTTTCAATGGGATTGACAAAAGCTATAATATTTGGTATAGTCATGGGGAGAATCCCCCTAGTAGACCAAACACTTCTCCTAAGCCTAAGAAAGTAAGTGAGTATATTGAAGAGGTGAATTGAGATCCATTAGATGAAATGATTGAAGATGCACATTATGGATCGGCAGTAGACCAAAGTAAGTTTGATAATTTACTTAGTGACGCAGAGAAACCGCTTTATCCCGGCTGTAAAAAGTTTACAAAATTATCAGCGATTATTAGGTTGTTCAACTTGAAAGCTAAACATGGTTGGAGTGATACTAGTTGTTCAGAAttacttatttttttgaatGACTTATTGCCGGAGAAAAATGAGATGCCGCTTTCATTTTACGAGGTCATAAAGACAATATGTACATTAGGCATGGAATATAAGAAAATCCATGCATGTCCTAATGATTGCATGTTGTATCATaaagaattttcaaatttaaaatcgTGTCCTACTTTTGGGGAGTCACGatggaaaaagaaaagaaatggtGTGGATGTTAAGGAAGGAGTACCTGCGAAGGTATTGTGGTACATTCCGCCTATTCCTCGTTTTATTCAGTTATTTAAAAATGCCAAACATGCTAAAAGTTTGTCGTGGCATGCAAATGAGAGAATAGATGATGATAAATTAAGACATCCAGCTGACACTTTGCAATGGAAGAGAGTTAATATGAAGTGGCCTTCTTTTGGAAATGAACCTCGTAATATTCGTCTAGGTCTTGCTACTGATGGGTTTAATCCTTACTCATCTCTTAGCAGTAAGCATAGTTCTTGGCCAGTTATGCTTGTTATCTACAATCTACCACCATGGTTGTGTATGAAGAGAAAATTCACATTGTTGACATTGTTGATATCAGGACCTAAACAACCTGGTAATAACATAGATGTCTATCTAGCCCCCTTGATAGATGATCTAAAAATTTTGTGGGATGAAGGTGTTAAGGTTTATGATGCTTACAGGAAAGAAGAATTTAATCTTAGAGCTATATTGTTATGGACAATTAATGACTTTCCTGCTTATGGGAATTTATCTGGTTATAGTGTGAAGGGTTATAAAGCTTGTCCTATTTGTGAAGAACAAACATGTTCCGAATACTTGAAACATTCTCGGAAAGTTTGTTATATGGGACATAGGAGATTCTTGAAGGATACTCATAAACTTCGAACTTGGACTAAGGCATTCAATGGTAAACAAGAGTTTAGAAATGCTCCCGAAGCTTTATACGGAACCCAGGTACTTGAAAAGATGTCTAAAATTGTTTTCAAGTTACGGAAGTCAAGTGTTTGTGCATCTAAAAAGCGGAAAGGTCGTGGAAAGTCTAAGGTTATGGAGGAACCTAAGTCACtttataaaaagaaatcaattttttttgatCTTGAGTATTGGGAGCATATGGTTGTACGCCATAATTTAGATGTTATGCACATAGAGAAAAATGTTTGCGATAGTTTGATTGGAACTTTATTGAATATTCCTGGAAAGAGTAAAGATGGAATTAAGGCAAGAAAAGACTTGGTTGAAATGAAAATGCGAGAAAAACTGGCTccaaagattatgaaaaataggACATATTTGCCTCCAGCTTGTTACACACTAACTAAAGATGAAAAAAAGGAAATTTGTACTTGTTTGTTCAATATGAAAGTTCCAGATGGATTTTGTTCAAATATAAGTTCGTTGGTAAACATACAAACTTGTAGTTTGAGTGGCATGAAATCTCATGATTGTCATATTCTGATGCAACATGTATTACCAGTGGCTATTCGATCAGTCTTGCCGAAAACAATTCGAGAGATAATAACTAGGCTGTGCTTGTTTTTCAAGTCACTATGCGCTAAGGTGGTGGATATGTCAAACCTACAAGAGCTACAAGATGAAATCTCTTATATCTTGTGTAAGTTTGAGCAATtctttctgttgggttttatgccgtaaataaaactcatttcaatataatcagatttacttattaatatagatcagaaataacatttaatgttgcatggttcacatgatttatttcatgattatatatataatgtataaattcatctgaaacccttttcacatacttgatcctgtttattgtgtcgtcaacacattggaaagtaaacatgactatgtgaataaagtttcctagatttatcagacatagggttttactgatatgataatctacaacagagtttacttgcatttggagaagtgctatgttctttccagagcattggttaaagtaaagctcaggttggatgcatggagtatgcatcggaagggaccgatattgaactttgacttagatttaattaaacttaccgtaaaatcaatttaagtcaatatcgcctagttgatcctagatcaaatgttcttaatcctgttatgattaggctcaatcttgaaaggctattcgtcttctttgatttgttagttaagcctacttttaggtcagggtgatacgtacattttgggaacatggtagtgcaattgagtgggagcgctagcataaacatggaatctatagcttctatctggcgaatagtaagcaaaggatgatctccttcgagcttgaccaaacgaacataaatggtggagtactcatttcacataagctgaaatatcatttatacggggtcaagtgttttaaggataaaatacattgtagggtgtaacggtaatttaatccctttacagtgtagatcattcatatagaggatcattgatcaaattaggattataacaatggataactaatgatgtgtctatatggtggaacatatagagcattctatatactgagagtgcaattttaagttctatgcgtggattcaacgaagaattaataagttagtgaattttagtgctaaattcttgatc
This Cannabis sativa cultivar Pink pepper isolate KNU-18-1 chromosome 6, ASM2916894v1, whole genome shotgun sequence DNA region includes the following protein-coding sequences:
- the LOC115711047 gene encoding uncharacterized protein LOC115711047, encoding MIEDAHYGSAVDQSKFDNLLSDAEKPLYPGCKKFTKLSAIIRLFNLKAKHGWSDTSCSELLIFLNDLLPEKNEMPLSFYEVIKTICTLGMEYKKIHACPNDCMLYHKEFSNLKSCPTFGESRWKKKRNGVDVKEGVPAKVLWYIPPIPRFIQLFKNAKHAKSLSWHANERIDDDKLRHPADTLQWKRVNMKWPSFGNEPRNIRLGLATDGFNPYSSLSSKHSSWPVMLVIYNLPPWLCMKRKFTLLTLLISGPKQPGNNIDVYLAPLIDDLKILWDEGVKVYDAYRKEEFNLRAILLWTINDFPAYGNLSGYSVKGYKACPICEEQTCSEYLKHSRKVCYMGHRRFLKDTHKLRTWTKAFNGKQEFRNAPEALYGTQVLEKMSKIVFKLRKSSVCASKKRKGRGKSKVMEEPKSLYKKKSIFFDLEYWEHMVVRHNLDVMHIEKNVCDSLIGTLLNIPGKSKDGIKARKDLVEMKMREKLAPKIMKNRTYLPPACYTLTKDEKKEICTCLFNMKVPDGFCSNISSLVNIQTCSLSGMKSHDCHILMQHVLPVAIRSVLPKTIREIITRLCLFFKSLCAKVVDMSNLQELQDEISYILCKFEQFFLLGFMP